A single Candoia aspera isolate rCanAsp1 chromosome 7, rCanAsp1.hap2, whole genome shotgun sequence DNA region contains:
- the NUP50 gene encoding nuclear pore complex protein Nup50 isoform X2: protein MAKRVAEKELTDRNWDQEEETEEVGTFSVASEEVLKNRAIKKAKRRNAGTESESGGAFKGFKGFVLPSGTGVFSGFGNGPGMKTLGGLSNGGGSSSSIANSSSLSSLKTTPETQPALSPVASSGSVNNVTIEKTPARVEANGESPQPLPSGLAQSKACTSESYHKQLAALNCSVRDWIVKHVNANPLCDLTPIFRDYEKYLAEIEQHGLAGDGGTGGSSNAAEAQPRPPFGSATLPPSSTFFFNSGKSEDASGKKAESGEKTELKLGAASTTLFSFGRSDGTNPGSGAGPGFSFAPGNGGLFGKDAGQPKAAPSFSSSSLDAQADSGGNERGGDEEEEEPPKVVINEVKEEDAFYSKKCKVFYKKDNEFKEKGVGTLHLKPAGSQKTQLLIRADTNLGNILLNILVPPKMPCSRTGKNNVLIICVPNPPVDEKNASVPVPILVRVKTSEDADELHKILLEKKEEV from the exons ATGGCTAAGAGAGTGGCAGAGAAGGAGCTGACTGACAGAAACTGGGATCAAGAAGAAGAAACCGAGGAG GTAGGAACATTCTCAGTGGCCAGTGAGGAAGTTTTGAAGAACAGAGCAATTAAGAAGGCAAAGCGTAGAAATGCGGGGACTGAG tcTGAAAGTGGTGGAGCTTTTAAGGGGTTTAAAGGTTTCGTTTTACCTTCCGGAACGGGCGTTTTTTCCGGTTTCGGGAATGGCCCCGGAATGAAGACCTTGGGAGGGTTATCCAACGGTGGGGGCAGCTCCAGCAGCATTGCAAACAGCTCTTCGCTCTCCAGCTTGAAGACGACTCCAGAAACACAACCTGCACTTA GTCCTGTGGCCTCCAGTGGCTCAGTGAATAATGTTACGATTGAGAAGACACCTGCCCGCGTGGAAGCAAACGGGGAGAGCCCTCAGCCCTTGCCCTCCGGACTCGCTCAGAGCAAGGCCTGCACCTCGGAGAGTTACCACAAACAGTTGGCCGCCCTCAATTGCTCTGTGCGGGACTGGATAGTCAAACACGTCAACGCCAACCCGCTCTGCGACCTGACCCCAATCTTCCGCGACTACGAGAAATACCTGGCTGAGATAGAGCAGCACGGCCTGGCTGGCGACGGCGGCACCGGGGGCAGCAGCAACGCCGCCGAAGCGCAGCCCCGTCCCCCCTTTGGGAGCGCGACTCTTCCGCCGAGTTCCACATTTTTCTTTAACAGTGGCAAATCTGAGGACGCGTCTGGAAAGAAAGCAGAATCGGGGGAAAAAACGGAACTCAAGCTAGGGGCCGCCTCCACCACCTTGTTCTCCTTCGGCAGGAGCGACGGCACCAACCCGGGTTCCGGGGCAGGGCCTGGATTCTCATTTGCCCCCGGAAACGGAGGTTTGTTTGGCAAAGATGCCGGCCAGCCCAAGGCAGCACCTTCCTTTTCCAGCAGCTCTTTGGATGCTCAGGCTGACAGCGGCGGCAATGAAAGAG GGGgtgatgaagaagaggaagaaccaCCCAAAGTAGTCATTAACGAAGTAAAAGAAGAGGATGCCTTTTACTCAAAGAA GTGCAAAGTCTTCTACAAGAAAGATAAcgaatttaaagaaaaaggagTAGGAACGTTACATTTAAAACCTGCGGGCAGCCAGAAGACTCAGTTGTTAATACGGGCAGATACCAATTTAG GCAACATATTGCTGAACATTTTGGTGCCTCCCAAGATGCCGTGCTCCAGAACAGGGAAGAACAACGTCCTCATTATCTGTGTTCCAAACCCTCCCGTTGACGAGAAGAACGCTTCAGTCCCGGTGCCGATATTGGTAAGAGTGAAAACAAGCGAAGATGCAGATGAGTTACACAAGATTTtgctggagaagaaggaggaggtcTAA
- the NUP50 gene encoding nuclear pore complex protein Nup50 isoform X1 codes for MAKRVAEKELTDRNWDQEEETEEVGTFSVASEEVLKNRAIKKAKRRNAGTELLTSVGKRSCDHQEYQGFCLILTCKCSQHGKISESGGAFKGFKGFVLPSGTGVFSGFGNGPGMKTLGGLSNGGGSSSSIANSSSLSSLKTTPETQPALSPVASSGSVNNVTIEKTPARVEANGESPQPLPSGLAQSKACTSESYHKQLAALNCSVRDWIVKHVNANPLCDLTPIFRDYEKYLAEIEQHGLAGDGGTGGSSNAAEAQPRPPFGSATLPPSSTFFFNSGKSEDASGKKAESGEKTELKLGAASTTLFSFGRSDGTNPGSGAGPGFSFAPGNGGLFGKDAGQPKAAPSFSSSSLDAQADSGGNERGGDEEEEEPPKVVINEVKEEDAFYSKKCKVFYKKDNEFKEKGVGTLHLKPAGSQKTQLLIRADTNLGNILLNILVPPKMPCSRTGKNNVLIICVPNPPVDEKNASVPVPILVRVKTSEDADELHKILLEKKEEV; via the exons ATGGCTAAGAGAGTGGCAGAGAAGGAGCTGACTGACAGAAACTGGGATCAAGAAGAAGAAACCGAGGAG GTAGGAACATTCTCAGTGGCCAGTGAGGAAGTTTTGAAGAACAGAGCAATTAAGAAGGCAAAGCGTAGAAATGCGGGGACTGAG CTTCTAACTTCTGTGGGAAAGAGGAGCTGTGACCATCAGGAATATCAGGGATTTTGTCTTATCCTCACTTGCAAATGCAGCCAACATGGAAAAATA tcTGAAAGTGGTGGAGCTTTTAAGGGGTTTAAAGGTTTCGTTTTACCTTCCGGAACGGGCGTTTTTTCCGGTTTCGGGAATGGCCCCGGAATGAAGACCTTGGGAGGGTTATCCAACGGTGGGGGCAGCTCCAGCAGCATTGCAAACAGCTCTTCGCTCTCCAGCTTGAAGACGACTCCAGAAACACAACCTGCACTTA GTCCTGTGGCCTCCAGTGGCTCAGTGAATAATGTTACGATTGAGAAGACACCTGCCCGCGTGGAAGCAAACGGGGAGAGCCCTCAGCCCTTGCCCTCCGGACTCGCTCAGAGCAAGGCCTGCACCTCGGAGAGTTACCACAAACAGTTGGCCGCCCTCAATTGCTCTGTGCGGGACTGGATAGTCAAACACGTCAACGCCAACCCGCTCTGCGACCTGACCCCAATCTTCCGCGACTACGAGAAATACCTGGCTGAGATAGAGCAGCACGGCCTGGCTGGCGACGGCGGCACCGGGGGCAGCAGCAACGCCGCCGAAGCGCAGCCCCGTCCCCCCTTTGGGAGCGCGACTCTTCCGCCGAGTTCCACATTTTTCTTTAACAGTGGCAAATCTGAGGACGCGTCTGGAAAGAAAGCAGAATCGGGGGAAAAAACGGAACTCAAGCTAGGGGCCGCCTCCACCACCTTGTTCTCCTTCGGCAGGAGCGACGGCACCAACCCGGGTTCCGGGGCAGGGCCTGGATTCTCATTTGCCCCCGGAAACGGAGGTTTGTTTGGCAAAGATGCCGGCCAGCCCAAGGCAGCACCTTCCTTTTCCAGCAGCTCTTTGGATGCTCAGGCTGACAGCGGCGGCAATGAAAGAG GGGgtgatgaagaagaggaagaaccaCCCAAAGTAGTCATTAACGAAGTAAAAGAAGAGGATGCCTTTTACTCAAAGAA GTGCAAAGTCTTCTACAAGAAAGATAAcgaatttaaagaaaaaggagTAGGAACGTTACATTTAAAACCTGCGGGCAGCCAGAAGACTCAGTTGTTAATACGGGCAGATACCAATTTAG GCAACATATTGCTGAACATTTTGGTGCCTCCCAAGATGCCGTGCTCCAGAACAGGGAAGAACAACGTCCTCATTATCTGTGTTCCAAACCCTCCCGTTGACGAGAAGAACGCTTCAGTCCCGGTGCCGATATTGGTAAGAGTGAAAACAAGCGAAGATGCAGATGAGTTACACAAGATTTtgctggagaagaaggaggaggtcTAA
- the NUP50 gene encoding nuclear pore complex protein Nup50 isoform X3, whose product MAKRVAEKELTDRNWDQEEETEEVGTFSVASEEVLKNRAIKKAKRRNAGTELLTSVGKRSCDHQEYQGFCLILTCKCSQHGKISESGGAFKGFKGFVLPSGTGVFSGFGNGPGMKTLGGLSNGGGSSSSIANSSSLSSLKTTPETQPALSPVASSGSVNNVTIEKTPARVEANGESPQPLPSGLAQSKACTSESYHKQLAALNCSVRDWIVKHVNANPLCDLTPIFRDYEKYLAEIEQHGLAGDGGTGGSSNAAEAQPRPPFGSATLPPSSTFFFNSGKSEDASGKKAESGEKTELKLGAASTTLFSFGRSDGTNPGSGAGPGFSFAPGNGGLFGKDAGQPKAAPSFSSSSLDAQADSGGNERGPSPNKVSTYSGTISQTARFLA is encoded by the exons ATGGCTAAGAGAGTGGCAGAGAAGGAGCTGACTGACAGAAACTGGGATCAAGAAGAAGAAACCGAGGAG GTAGGAACATTCTCAGTGGCCAGTGAGGAAGTTTTGAAGAACAGAGCAATTAAGAAGGCAAAGCGTAGAAATGCGGGGACTGAG CTTCTAACTTCTGTGGGAAAGAGGAGCTGTGACCATCAGGAATATCAGGGATTTTGTCTTATCCTCACTTGCAAATGCAGCCAACATGGAAAAATA tcTGAAAGTGGTGGAGCTTTTAAGGGGTTTAAAGGTTTCGTTTTACCTTCCGGAACGGGCGTTTTTTCCGGTTTCGGGAATGGCCCCGGAATGAAGACCTTGGGAGGGTTATCCAACGGTGGGGGCAGCTCCAGCAGCATTGCAAACAGCTCTTCGCTCTCCAGCTTGAAGACGACTCCAGAAACACAACCTGCACTTA GTCCTGTGGCCTCCAGTGGCTCAGTGAATAATGTTACGATTGAGAAGACACCTGCCCGCGTGGAAGCAAACGGGGAGAGCCCTCAGCCCTTGCCCTCCGGACTCGCTCAGAGCAAGGCCTGCACCTCGGAGAGTTACCACAAACAGTTGGCCGCCCTCAATTGCTCTGTGCGGGACTGGATAGTCAAACACGTCAACGCCAACCCGCTCTGCGACCTGACCCCAATCTTCCGCGACTACGAGAAATACCTGGCTGAGATAGAGCAGCACGGCCTGGCTGGCGACGGCGGCACCGGGGGCAGCAGCAACGCCGCCGAAGCGCAGCCCCGTCCCCCCTTTGGGAGCGCGACTCTTCCGCCGAGTTCCACATTTTTCTTTAACAGTGGCAAATCTGAGGACGCGTCTGGAAAGAAAGCAGAATCGGGGGAAAAAACGGAACTCAAGCTAGGGGCCGCCTCCACCACCTTGTTCTCCTTCGGCAGGAGCGACGGCACCAACCCGGGTTCCGGGGCAGGGCCTGGATTCTCATTTGCCCCCGGAAACGGAGGTTTGTTTGGCAAAGATGCCGGCCAGCCCAAGGCAGCACCTTCCTTTTCCAGCAGCTCTTTGGATGCTCAGGCTGACAGCGGCGGCAATGAAAGAG GTCCTTCACCCAACAAGGTTTCTACCTACAGCGGTACAATTTCTCAAACAGCAAGATTTCTGGCTTGA